The following proteins are co-located in the Methylomonas sp. 11b genome:
- the nifV gene encoding homocitrate synthase yields the protein MKSNSNIIIDDTTLRDGEQSAGVVFSLAEKLAIAAQLSALGVPELEIGIPAMGAQERDEIKAIAALKLPSNLLVWSRMRDDDLQHCLGLGVTSIDLSISASDQHIQHKLKQSRAWVLATIERCVKTAVDAGMQVCVGAEDASRADSDFLALMAEAAQAAGAYRIRFADTVGIMEPFGVFEAIRKLRAVTDMDIEMHAHDDLGLATANTLAAAFAGATHVNTTVNGLGERAGNAALEEVVVGLKQLYGFETGVDLRNFPGLSRQVATASGDTIGSRKSLIGRDVFSHEAGIHVDGLLKDPNNYQGVDPALVGRSHQLVLGKHSGSQGVMHAYKQLGIQINRWQAGRLLPLIREFVSLHKRAPQSTDLNQFLHSL from the coding sequence ATGAAAAGCAACTCCAACATCATCATCGACGACACCACGCTCCGCGATGGCGAGCAGTCGGCTGGCGTGGTGTTCTCGCTGGCGGAAAAGTTAGCGATTGCCGCACAGTTGTCCGCGTTGGGTGTGCCTGAATTGGAGATTGGAATTCCGGCCATGGGCGCACAGGAACGGGACGAAATCAAAGCCATCGCCGCGTTAAAACTGCCCAGCAATTTATTGGTGTGGTCCAGAATGCGCGATGACGATTTGCAGCATTGTCTGGGTTTGGGCGTGACCAGTATCGATCTGTCCATTTCCGCTTCCGACCAACACATTCAACACAAACTCAAACAAAGCCGGGCCTGGGTGCTGGCCACCATCGAACGCTGTGTGAAAACTGCGGTTGATGCCGGTATGCAGGTATGTGTGGGCGCCGAGGATGCTTCCCGCGCCGACAGCGATTTTCTGGCGTTGATGGCCGAAGCGGCGCAAGCAGCCGGTGCGTACCGGATCCGCTTCGCCGACACGGTCGGCATCATGGAGCCGTTCGGCGTCTTCGAAGCGATACGCAAACTGCGCGCCGTCACCGATATGGACATTGAAATGCACGCCCATGATGATCTGGGGCTGGCAACCGCCAACACCCTGGCCGCGGCATTCGCCGGCGCTACCCACGTCAATACCACCGTCAACGGCTTAGGAGAACGGGCCGGTAATGCCGCTTTAGAAGAAGTGGTGGTGGGCTTGAAACAGCTTTACGGCTTTGAAACCGGTGTGGATTTGCGCAATTTTCCCGGCCTGTCCCGTCAGGTGGCGACCGCTTCCGGCGATACGATAGGCAGCCGCAAAAGTTTGATCGGCCGCGATGTGTTCAGCCACGAAGCCGGTATCCACGTTGATGGCTTGCTAAAAGATCCTAACAATTATCAAGGCGTGGACCCTGCCTTGGTCGGCCGTAGCCACCAGTTGGTGCTGGGTAAACATTCCGGTAGTCAAGGCGTGATGCACGCCTACAAACAACTAGGCATCCAAATTAACCGCTGGCAGGCCGGCCGCCTGCTGCCGCTGATTCGCGAGTTTGTCAGTTTGCACAAACGCGCACCGCAATCGACCGATTTGAATCAATTTTTACACAGCCTATAG